The following are encoded together in the Lathyrus oleraceus cultivar Zhongwan6 chromosome 3, CAAS_Psat_ZW6_1.0, whole genome shotgun sequence genome:
- the LOC127131973 gene encoding uncharacterized protein LOC127131973, producing the protein MVEMDSGRKLLTSVDKLKTPFIKIKNVLMKSNLFPVYSTTSEQCMIKLQQCGILKSTIQKLMDQGILLIDHPSMIEEVYTLEIPYDEVLPLQIPYNLSQMTLSVTPITPMMITVPTKFPFNDTKAVSWVYDPAVYIHGQKMQEKHMTFDEPIVSIVGTGGVTRNGRIFALTSSPVDNSGPSVQNKGKQIENAQQRQESIHANEVGEFLRIIRRSDYRVVQQLNQTPSKISMLSLLMCSEAHRDALVKVLKYTHMLQEIPICQFEGVVNNIATSLSLGFSDEELPFEGRNYNKALHISIECVNTMYSRVLVDTSLSLNVMPKSFLSKLTIEGLVIKLSELVVREFDGSRRTVIDEVYILIKIGPHTFFITFFVMYIYSAYNCLLGRPGIHSVGAVTSTLHQRLKFLVSNKLVVVEGEEDIMVSHMASFRYVEGEGEVKEIPF; encoded by the coding sequence ATGGTAGAGATGGATAGTGGAAGGAAATTGTTGACCTCAGTGGACAAATTGAAAACTCCATTCATCAAAATAAAGAACGTGTTAATGAAAAGTAATTTATTTCCTGTTTATAGTACAACTTCTGAACAATGTATGATTAAACTACAACAGTGCGGAATTTTGAAGTCCACCATACAGAAACTAATGGACCAAGGGATATTGTTGATAGATCACCCATCCATGATTGAAGAAGTGTACACACTTGAGATCCCGTATGATGAAGTTTTACCTTTGCAGATACCATATAATCTCTCTCAGATGACCCTCTCTGTAACTCCCATTACTCCTATGATGATAACAGTCCCAACGAAGTTTCCTTTTAACGACACAAAAGCAGTTTCGTGGGTGTACGACCCCGCGGTCTATATCCATGGGCAGAAAATGCAAGAGAAGCATATGACGTTTGATGAACCAATAGTGAGTATAGTCGGTACTGGTGGGGTCACCCGAAATGGAAGAATCTTTGCTCTCACATCTTCTCCAGTTGACAATAGCGGCCCTTCAGTCCAAAATAAAGGAAAACAGATCGAGAACGCCCAGCAAAGGCAAGAATCTATACATGCTAATGAGGTAGGCGAGTTCTTGCGTATCATAAGGAGAAGTGACTATAGAGTGGTTCAACAACTCAaccaaactccttccaaaatctctATGTTGTCTTTGCTCATGTGCTCTGAAGCACATCGTGATGCCTTGGTCAAAGTTTTGAAATATACCCACATGCTGCAAGAGATCCCCATTTGCCAATTTGAGGGAGTGGTCAATAACATAGCTACCAGCCTAAGCCTGGGTTTTAGTGATGAAGAGCTCCCCTTTGAAGGAAGGAACtataacaaggccttgcacatctCCATTGAATGTGTAAACACTATGTACTCAAGGGTCTTAGTGGATACTAGTTTATCTCTAAATGTGATGCCTAAGAGTTTTCTTTCAAAGTTGACTATTGAGGGACTTGTGATTAAGTTGAGCGAGCTAGTGGTAAGGGAGTTTGATGGGTCAAGGCGAACAGTAATTGATGAAGTATATATTCTCATCAAAATAGGCCCCCATACCTTCTTCATTACCTTCTTCGTGATGTACATATACTCAGCCTACAATTGTCTGCTTGGACGACCGGGGATACATTCAGTCGGAGCTGTTACATCAACACTCCATCAAAGGCTTAAATTTTTGGTCAGCAACAAGCTGGTAGTCGTGGAGGGCGAAGAAGATATCATGGTGAGCCATATGGCGTCATTTCGGTATGTGGAAGGAGAGGGTGAGGTAAAGGAAATCCCATTTTAA
- the LOC127131972 gene encoding uncharacterized protein LOC127131972 → MVKMQEEMNQHAHDVNPPPNPHVIENPTPLPQSNPPDYIPIGTPSGVPLATRNPHVIEVDDHQYPFSSPRDSSMYEAFGPPTNEMENKVKAIKEKLRAIQSTNTLGLDAVEICLVPGVVIPSIFKVPDFEKYKGASDPRTHSRAYCLKMATYSDDDRLLMHLFQDSLSGASLDWYMHLEGTHIRT, encoded by the coding sequence ATGGTCAAAATGCAAGAGGAGATGAATCAACATGCTCATGATGTCAATCCCCCTCCTAATCCTCATGTCATAGAGAATCCAACGCCTCTTCCTCAAAGCAACCCTCCAGATTATATTCCAATAGGTACACCTAGTGGTGTCCCCCTGGCTACTCGCAATCCTCATGTTATTGAAGTAGACGACCACCAATACCCTTTCTCCAGCCCTAGGGATTCCTCCATGTATGAAGCTTTTGGTCCTCCTACCAACGAGATGGAGAATAAAGTTAAAGCCATCAAAGAGAAGCTGAGAGCGATTCAAAGTACAAACACTTTAGGCCTTGATGCTGTCGAAATATGCTTGGTTCCTGGCGTGGTCATCCCATCCAtattcaaggtccctgactttgaaaaatataaaggaGCCAGCGATCCAAGAACTCATAGTCGAGCCTATTGTCTTAAGATGGCCACCTATTCTGACGATGATCGACTCCTTATGCATTTATTTCAAGATTCATTGAGTGGAGCATCATTGGATTGGTACATGCATCTAGAAGGTACCCACATCCGCACATAG